From the genome of Brassica oleracea var. oleracea cultivar TO1000 chromosome C4, BOL, whole genome shotgun sequence:
CGTGCCAAGTTTCGTTTTGTTATCGTGAACCAATCCAATGTCGCCAGGTCCAAACGTCTAGGTGATAAAAAAAACCCTATCTTTTAATTTCATATATAAATCACAATTATCATGAGAAAATATCAAATTAACTGGTATTCTCAAGAAATTACGTACATATATTGATATTACGTTTATTGTTTTTGTTAATATATCTCTGTGGGCAGCAACTTCTTACACCTTCAACAAGACTTGGCCAAACCTGGGTTTCAAAAAGGCCTTGCGTCTTACCAAACTTCAAGAGGAAATGTTTCTTGTGAACGACAAACTTAAAATTGAAGTCTACGTTTATGTATATGATATTATGGGTATACTAGATACACATGTGTTACCTGAAAAGAAGGACACGACCGTGTGTGTCAATGGATTCCAAGTTCTTGATTCTCAAGTCAAGTCAGCAAACATTATTTTTGAGACTTATCCTGAAACAGCATTGTATATTTATCCACAAGATCCACAGCTTAAGACAGCATACATGAACATTCTCCTCAGAATCTACGAGATACTTTACAACAATCCTCTTGAGAAGCTCACGGAAAGTGAGCTAAGTAAAGTTTCCAAGGATTTGCTTGATCTGACACAAGCTGGTTTTAAGCTGGAATGGTTGAGGGAAAAGCTTGAGAAGGCTTCCGTGGAGAGGAAGAAACTCGCTGGTTATGAAGCTCATGCTCTGGAACTTGGAAAACAGTTGAAGAATCTTGAGCTGATGATGTGTAATCTCAAAGCTGAGATAAAGTCGAAAGCGGAGAGCTGACTATATTATTATAGTTGGGTTTTAATAACTTTTAGTATATCTTATGATTTCTTCTTTATTGTTTTCCAGGTTTTGATTTAAGATCAATCATAGATCCTAGGTTGTCCCTTCACTGGTTTTAAACCAAGTTTTATTAGATAAGTATAATTATTATTCTCTTGTTATAATTAATTATAGCTAGTATAATCAAGAAATATCAAGATTCACGTTTAGCTATCCAGGAATACAAGTTTGGATATTCGAATCACCACTTTTGTTGTGCCTCTTTTTCAGAATTGTTGACTTGTGGTGCAAGGAGTCCGAAATGTTTGTGGACGTTTGTTGAGAATCATTGTCTACCTATTATCTAACAAGAAGTTCTTGGGAAACAATCAAACAAGGATTTGGTGATGACAACACGGCAAAGAATGACAGAAAAAAACATGGATTCAAATCTTGTTTGAAAGAAAATAATGATAAGATTAAAAACTAAAACAATGAACTCAAACACTCCCCCAAACTTTCACTAGAAAAACGCAGTTAGTGTTCTGAGAAGCAAGACAAAAAGAATCTCTTTACCAAAAAATCAATGCACTCAAACGGAGAAACTCTATGAGAAGAAGCAGCTTGCTTCCTCTTCAAGGAAACCTCCTCAAGCTTTGGTTTCAGCCAATCCAACTTAAAGCCAGCCTCTTCTAGCTCGCTTAACTCACTTTCAGCGTTTGTTAGTTCAGTCTCAGACAAGCTATGAGGAGCCTTGTCTAGTGTTTCGACGAGGCCGAGGAGAATATTCATGTAAGCTGTCTTCACCTCTTTGATACCTGATCTGATATCTACTGCAACGTCTGGATGCAGTACGAAAATATTGCTAACTGAAACAGCCTGCCAATGATAAAAACATGTAATCATGGTAACAAGATCCAGAGATCAGACTGTATCTTTAAGTGGGTACACCAGAATGAAACTCATTGATTTACCTGTCTATTAAGAACATGGAAACCACGAAAATCTACCATCTCATTCCCAGTTAAATTTCCTTCAGCGACAACTTTAAGTACGTTAATGTAGACTTCAATGGTTAGTTTGTTGTCCTCTAGAAACCCTTCTTCCTGAAGCTTGGTAAGAGGCAACATTCTTTGACTACCCCAGCCTTCGGCCTCAGCGCAGAAGAATCTACGTTCTCCTGTGAATACAGAAAGAAAAATAATATATTTGAACTTTTCTTTTAATCATACAAACCCCTAAATTATGAAAAAAAAAATATAATTTTTTTTTAAATAATGTTTCAGGTCCCTGAAATCTCAAATCCAGTCATATCAGGTATATAATCACACCAAAGGTTCAGAAACCTAACAGAAGAAATGATCATATCATTACCAGCTGTTCTACGTAGCTCTTTGCCAGATTGATTCAACAAAACCAAGCGATAACTAGCTCGTCTTCTCCATCCAGGTAGCAATGATACAGGATTCACAGCGTGCAGGAAGAGGGACAAGTGATCATCCACCAAATTTCCCTTTGGGTGAACACAAAGAAGCCTAATATATAAAACCTTTTTTTATCAGCTCTAAAATCAAAGACATCTATCTAGACGAGTCGTGTAAGAAAGCTAAAGGACTTTTAATTAGTCTTATCGTTTTACCATTCGCAGCCGCCGCTTGTGAAAGGATCCGACCGTATCACACCATTCCTTTCGGAAAAGTTGTCTATCTCCCAACTGAAAGCCTTCTCAGATAACTTCTCCATGTCCTCAAAAAAAAAAAAATGGTCTCTCGATTTTACGATTTAGTGTTTTGAAGTGAGGCAGGACAATGTTAATAGGATGGAAAAATAAATCTTTACAGTTCCTACTTCATAGGTCAAACGAAACCTAGAAAATATTTCGTAAGATTTTACAATTTATGTCGATATATTTCGTGGATATTTCGGAAATCTTCTATAAAATCATGATAAATAATCATGTTTAAAGATTTTTATTTTGTTTTATAATAAATAATTTTTCATTATTTTAGATAAAATTTAATGTCATTTAAAATTTATAACCATTTTTATAAAATAATGTATCTTTTTTTGATTGATTGAACTATTTTTATTTAATGATATTGTTACGTTACAAGATAAACTACCTACAATTTTGTATTTTCTTAATCTTTGTGCAAAATCTATAAATATCTAATATATTAAAACAGAAGTACAAATAAGATATAACCCTAAGTTTTTCTAAATAATTACAGATGAATGCCACTGCTTATTAAACTAAAAATTAAATCTCGGGAAGGCCTCTACTGCTGGATATCGTTGACTTGAAGCCCATTACCTATATAATGATCGACCATAATAATGGGGCCGAAATAGATCATATCTTATACTGAAAAACATATTTCAACTTATAGTCAAATGCACACACGTATAATTATGAGAACAATTTCGACTTTTGATTATGATCCTTACAAGTTCAACCTGATACACAATATTTAACTTAGGATATTGATGACCTCCGTATANNNNNNNNNNNNNNNNNNNNNNTTTGTAATCATTCATTTTTTACATACAATTTTGAAAGTAAATAATAATATTAGCTATTCAGCCAAAATCTTGCATATATGTAAACAATAGTTATGTGCCAAATCTATCTTATTAAAATAAAAGTACAAATATAGATTCACCATATGATTTATCACTTATTTACAATAGAATGCCACAGTATTAAATAATCTTAAGCTTAAGCTATGAATGTATTTTCCTAATTTAACTAAATCATTTCCTAAATCAAGTTTAGCTAAATTTTCATGTTCAACATATTTCCTAAAACAATTTAGCTAAATTTTAGGAATATTAAAGTTTAAAAACAAATTTAACAATATTATGTAATATTTTTCAAGTATCATATAATTCCACAAATTTAGCTTGTAAGGCCTAAAATATATGTATTTCAAATTTTCTAAAATATATGTTTAACCATTATGGCTATCATTAATTATTTTCAACAATAAAATCTATCTATGCTAAGATTTAAATATTTCGAATTATTTTTAGAACAATATGGAATGTTTATAACCAAATATTTTATTTTTATATATCCAAATCTCGCTTAAAATATATATATTTCAAAAAATTCAAAAAATACATGTTTAACCATTTCAGTTACTATTAATTATTTTTAACAATAAAATCTATCTATACTAAAATTTAAATATTTAATGTTTCTAACAAAATATTCATTTTTAATCTATCTAAATCTCGCCATATGACTCATATTTAATCAAAATATTTAAAATATTATTACATCTGAAAACAATTTCGTATTAAAAGAAATATTACTTGGACATATCAATTGGTCAATATTTGTCGAAGGTATGGGGTACGGGTCAATATTTTCTACAACATGTAAACTATTTAATTTTTTTGTTTATAAACATTTTAAAATAGGGTAAACAATTAGATAATATATAAATATAAGTGAAAATAAGTATCCGCGCGGACGCGCGGGTCAAACTCTAGTTATCTATTAAAATAGAAGTCATGACTTCTTTCATATGTGATATTTCATTTTGGACCATCTATTAGAAAATCATCTATTCTTAGTTTTATGTTATGCAACCCTAACATATGGTTATTGTTATTATCTTGATGATGTCAAAAAATATCACAACATGTGGTTTTCTTTAGTATT
Proteins encoded in this window:
- the LOC106341775 gene encoding MATH domain and coiled-coil domain-containing protein At2g42465-like, whose protein sequence is MRTPSYTMEINYFSQRNAPIRSNLFRSYSCNWYVTVYPKGNGINTHMSMYLDVANSLSLYQGWWRRAKFRFVIVNQSNVARSKRLATSYTFNKTWPNLGFKKALRLTKLQEEMFLVNDKLKIEVYVYVYDIMGILDTHVLPEKKDTTVCVNGFQVLDSQVKSANIIFETYPETALYIYPQDPQLKTAYMNILLRIYEILYNNPLEKLTESELSKVSKDLLDLTQAGFKLEWLREKLEKASVERKKLAGYEAHALELGKQLKNLELMMCNLKAEIKSKAES
- the LOC106341776 gene encoding MATH domain and coiled-coil domain-containing protein At2g42460-like, whose translation is MEKLSEKAFSWEIDNFSERNGVIRSDPFTSGGCEWLLCVHPKGNLVDDHLSLFLHAVNPVSLLPGWRRRASYRLVLLNQSGKELRRTAGERRFFCAEAEGWGSQRMLPLTKLQEEGFLEDNKLTIEVYINVLKVVAEGNLTGNEMVDFRGFHVLNRQAVSVSNIFVLHPDVAVDIRSGIKEVKTAYMNILLGLVETLDKAPHSLSETELTNAESELSELEEAGFKLDWLKPKLEEVSLKRKQAASSHRVSPFECIDFLVKRFFLSCFSEH